The Micromonospora sp. NBC_00421 genome contains a region encoding:
- a CDS encoding TetR/AcrR family transcriptional regulator produces the protein MTVVPAYHHGNLRSTLLAAAERSLRQHGAGQLSLRELAREVGVSHAAPRRHFPDRQALLDALAEAGFARLHAELCAALAAAGDDFGPRLHAMAAAYLRFATEDAALLELMFTAKHRQGADHLVVAAAGPFGLMDDLIAQGQAQGLLEPGPPDRAGIVLFATLQGIATLVNGNLVAAELLDGITQTAVDQFMRGSRPR, from the coding sequence ATGACCGTCGTGCCCGCGTACCACCATGGAAACCTTCGCTCGACGCTGCTCGCGGCGGCCGAGCGCAGCCTGCGTCAACACGGCGCGGGCCAGCTCTCGCTGCGTGAACTGGCCCGGGAGGTCGGCGTCAGCCACGCCGCGCCACGCCGGCACTTCCCCGACCGGCAGGCGCTGCTCGACGCCCTCGCCGAGGCCGGCTTCGCCCGGCTGCACGCCGAACTGTGTGCGGCGCTCGCCGCCGCCGGGGACGACTTCGGGCCGCGCCTGCACGCCATGGCCGCCGCCTACCTGCGGTTCGCCACCGAGGACGCCGCGCTGCTGGAGCTGATGTTCACGGCCAAGCACCGCCAGGGGGCCGACCATCTCGTCGTCGCCGCCGCCGGGCCGTTCGGGCTGATGGACGATTTGATCGCCCAGGGGCAGGCCCAGGGCTTGCTGGAGCCCGGCCCCCCGGACCGCGCCGGCATCGTGCTGTTCGCGACGTTGCAGGGCATCGCCACCCTGGTCAACGGCAACCTGGTGGCAGCAGAGCTGCTCGACGGGATCACCCAGACCGCCGTCGACCAGTTCATGCGGGGGTCCCGCCCCCGTTAG
- a CDS encoding carboxymuconolactone decarboxylase family protein, protein MDARLNFLAAPTAGRALKHMMSAGKALKESPLPTATQELVALRVSQINGCAVCVDMHTKDAAAAGETSVRLNLVAAWREATVFTEAERAALALAEEGTRVADAAGGVSDEVWTDAAKHYDDEQLVALVFLVSFMNLANRMNIITRQPAGAYQPGQFH, encoded by the coding sequence ATGGACGCCCGACTGAACTTCCTCGCCGCCCCGACCGCCGGCAGGGCCCTCAAGCACATGATGTCGGCGGGCAAGGCGTTGAAGGAGTCACCGCTGCCGACCGCCACCCAGGAGTTGGTGGCGCTGCGCGTGAGCCAGATCAACGGCTGCGCCGTCTGCGTCGACATGCACACCAAGGACGCCGCTGCGGCGGGCGAGACGTCGGTGCGGCTGAACCTGGTCGCGGCCTGGCGGGAGGCCACGGTGTTCACCGAGGCCGAGCGGGCCGCGCTGGCACTGGCGGAGGAGGGAACCCGGGTGGCGGACGCGGCCGGCGGGGTCAGCGACGAGGTGTGGACGGACGCCGCCAAGCACTACGACGACGAGCAACTGGTCGCGCTGGTGTTCCTGGTCTCGTTCATGAACCTGGCGAACCGGATGAACATCATCACCCGGCAGCCGGCCGGCGCCTACCAGCCCGGACAGTTCCACTGA